One segment of Toxotes jaculatrix isolate fToxJac2 chromosome 8, fToxJac2.pri, whole genome shotgun sequence DNA contains the following:
- the LOC121186455 gene encoding protein LYRIC-like, translated as MQMEQWQDAASRQVKLVTDRLNELLSKGLDLLRSELGVDLGLKPELIPPWVIFLAACTGLVLMVALWASVCRSLFKKRPAVSSVDDGIEIKRGVSKPVKTEEPKKKKKKAEKKSQPNGRAVAEPQEEAVVSEEIVPHHQPPPPPEAKAEKVAEGKKSKKKAKQAVKETKTVTAEGKEPEEGTWETKVSNKERREQRKKDKSSSDGSASPGGGDTPVNNPPEPPKASAPPAPASQKKKKGESTKVKAEKVEAVVSQVNSREVAAVTAGVTDMAVKVSAHSVAPKTGPWTTSREPVSLWRAEIDESWTVIDRAVPTANMSFTGLGVGTAEPHPVSDLPWLSQPRVDDEWSGLNGGSVDPSSDWNAPSEAWGNYEEPTPEPPPAQEQPLPEPAKENDEDEKDKGETASDGAAKTKKKKKKKKKSAEEGGATGQGEEPEKEAAPAASVKKQPPVQENVAAIQPVKTAAVEARVERPVKDNISPKPPVTQVPQKSTDGEPTAKQNSLPAPSQQKKPEESQAPKPAKKKKARRET; from the exons ATGCAAATGGAGCAGTGGCAGGACGCGGCCTCTCGGCAGGTCAAGCTGGTTACAGATCGTTTGAATGAACTGTTGTCCAAAGGCCTGGATCTGCTGCGGTCCGAGCTCGGCGTGGATTTGGGACTGAAGCCTGAGCTTATTCCGCCATGGGTGATCTTCTTAGCGGCATGTACCGGGCTGGTGCTGATGGTCGCTCTATGGGCCTCAGTCTGCCGGTCTCTTTTCAAGAAACGACCCGCCGTAAGCTCTGTGGACGACGGCATTGAAATAAAGCGCGGTGTCAGTAAACCTGTCAAAACCGAGGAAccgaagaaaaagaagaagaaagcagaaaaG AAATCCCAACCAAATGGGAGAGCTGTTGCTGAACCACAGGAAGAGGCTGTAGTCTCGGAAGAGATAGTGCCACATCACCAGCCGCCGCCACCACCAGAAGCCAAGGCTGAAAAGGTTGCAGAG GGAAAGAAGTCCAAGAAGAAGGCCAAACAGGCTGTGAAAGAGACCAAGACAGTGACTGCAGAGGGCAAAGAACCAGAAGAAG GCACGTGGGAAACCAAGGTAAGCAACAAGGAGAGGCGTGAACAACGCAAGAAGGACAAAAGTTCTAGTGATGGCTCAGCCAGTCCTGGTGGAGGGGACACACCAGTGAACAATCCCCCAGAGCCGCCTAAGGCCTCTGCACCCCCTGCACCTGCAagccagaagaagaaaaaag GAGAATCCACAAAAGTGAAGGCAGAGAAGGTGGAGGCTGTGGTATCTCAAG TTAACAGCAGAGAGGTGGCAGCAGTGACTGCTGGTGTGACTGACATGGCAGTCAAGGTTTCTGCTCACAGCGTTGCTCCGAAGACAGGCCCCTGGACGACCAGTAGAGAACCCGTATCACTGTGGAGAGCAGAGATCGATg AGTCATGGACTGTGATTGACAGGGCTGTGCCCACAGCAAATATGTCTTTCACTGGACTGGGAGTTGGTACTGCTG AGCCCCACCCTGTGAGCGACCTGCCCTGGCTCAGTCAGCCCAGAGTGGACGATGAGTGGTCTGGGCTCA atgGTGGTTCAGTCGACCCCAGCTCTGACTGGAACGCCCCCTCTGAAGCCTGGGGTAACTATGAAGAACCCACTCCCGAGCCCCCTCCTGCTCAGGAGCAGCCACTGCCTGAGCCTGCCAAG GAgaatgatgaggatgaaaaggACAAGGGAGAGACTGCTTCTGATGGAGCTGCAAAAacgaaaaagaagaaaaagaagaagaagaaatctgctgaggagggaggagcaACTGGCCAG GGCGAGGAGCCAGAGAAGGAGGCAGCACCTGCAGCGTCAGTGAAGAAGCAGCCACCTGTTCAGGAGAATGTCGCTGCCATCCAGCCTgtcaaaacagcagctgttgag GCGAGAGTGGAGCGACCAGTGAAGGACAACATATCCCCAAAACCCCCCGTCACACAAGTGCCACAGAAGTCCACTGATGGAGAGCCCACTGCCAAGCAGAACAGCCTTCCTGCTCCAAGTCAACAAA AAAAACCTGAGGAGAGCCAAGCGCCCAAAccagcaaagaagaagaaggcaaGGAGAGAGACATGA